Proteins from a single region of Paraburkholderia sp. ZP32-5:
- a CDS encoding CGNR zinc finger domain-containing protein — protein sequence MDYQPIPAIFLADATGLDFLNSIATPVDEQIDWISDGEGLLAWLEQAELVPATALATLRAQSKPAELDAIASQARELREWFRGFVQKRKGKPLAAKDLRELGRLNALLERDERYGEIVADSTGGDTAFELRTNRRWKSPESLLLPIAEAMAKLVCDEDFTYVKACEGPRCTLMFADHTRGHARRWCSMAICGNRAKVAAHRKRLKEQANG from the coding sequence ATGGACTATCAACCGATTCCCGCGATCTTCCTGGCCGATGCAACGGGCCTCGATTTCCTCAATTCGATCGCCACGCCGGTCGACGAGCAGATCGACTGGATCAGCGACGGCGAGGGCCTGCTCGCGTGGCTGGAACAGGCCGAGCTGGTGCCGGCCACTGCATTGGCGACGCTGCGCGCGCAGTCCAAACCGGCCGAGCTGGACGCGATAGCGTCGCAAGCCCGCGAACTGCGCGAGTGGTTCAGGGGATTCGTGCAGAAGCGCAAGGGCAAGCCGCTTGCGGCCAAAGATCTGCGCGAACTCGGCCGTTTGAATGCACTGCTCGAACGGGACGAGCGATACGGAGAAATCGTTGCCGACAGCACAGGCGGCGACACAGCTTTTGAATTGCGTACGAATCGACGCTGGAAATCGCCCGAATCGCTGTTGCTGCCGATTGCCGAGGCGATGGCAAAACTGGTGTGCGACGAAGACTTCACTTACGTGAAAGCGTGTGAAGGGCCGCGCTGCACGCTGATGTTCGCCGATCACACGCGAGGCCACGCGCGTCGGTGGTGCAGCATGGCGATCTGCGGCAATCGCGCGAAGGTAGCGGCGCATCGCAAACGGCTCAAGGAACAGGCGAACGGCTAA